A genomic window from Vitis riparia cultivar Riparia Gloire de Montpellier isolate 1030 chromosome 18, EGFV_Vit.rip_1.0, whole genome shotgun sequence includes:
- the LOC117906842 gene encoding nucleobase-ascorbate transporter 3, with protein sequence MVETASHQGPPPQVARPPPPPLGGTRGPVFPPNEQLHQLHFCIHSNPPWPQAIILAFQHYIVMLGSTVLIASTLVPLMGGNNGDKGRVIQTLLFMAGVNTLLQTLLGARLPTVMGASFAFFIPVMSIVNDFADKTFKSEHERFVYTMRAIQGSLMVSSIINIFLGYSRVWGNLTRFFSPVILVPVVCVVGLGLFMRGFPQLANCVEIGLPMLILLVIGQQYLKRIHPRAQLILERFGLLLCVAIIWAFAGILTVAGAYKNAMEQTKRSCRVDHSYLISSSPWIRIPYPFQWGPPVFRASHVFGMMGAALVTSAESTGTFFAAARLAGATPPPPHVLSRSIGLQGISLLLDGLFGATVGTTASVENVGLLGLTHIGSRRVVQISTAFMFFFSIFGKFGALFASIPLPIFAAIYCVLFGIVAATGISFLQFANSNSMRNLYVLGLSLFLGVSISQYFVSHTTTDGHGPVKTDGGWFNDILNTIFSSPPTVAIIVGTLLDNTLDPRRFHDDRGIQWLVPFHHWKGDSRNEEFYNLPLRINEYMPTRYL encoded by the exons ATGGTAGAAACAGCAAGTCATCAGGGTCCGCCTCCCCAGGTGGCTAGGCCACCCCCTCCGCCACTTGGAGGAACCAGGGGTCCTGTTTTTCCTCCTAATGAACAGCTGCATCAGCTTCACTTCTGCATCCACTCCAACCCTCCTTGGC CACAAGCAATTATATTGGCTTTTCAACACTATATTGTGATGCTTGGAAGTACAGTTTTGATTGCTAGTACCCTTGTGCCACTCATGGGTGGGAACAAC GGTGACAAAGGTCGCGTGATCCAGACGTTGCTTTTTATGGCAGGAGTGAATACACTGCTTCAAACATTACTAGGGGCGAGGCTTCCTACTGTGATGGGTGCATCATTCGCATTCTTCATACCAGTCATGTCCATTGTTAATGATTTCGCTGATAAGACCTTCAAATCTGAGCATGAG AGGTTTGTCTACACTATGAGAGCTATTCAAGGGTCATTAATGGTTTCTTCCATCATCAACATCTTCCTTGGATATAGTAGGGTGTGGGGGAACTTGACTAG ATTCTTCAGTCCAGTTATTCTTGTACCAGTTGTTTGTGTAGTGGGTCTTGGTCTGTTCATGAGGGGCTTCCCTCAG CTTGCTAATTGTGTGGAGATTGGTTTGCCAATGCTAATTCTACTGGTTATTGGTCAGCAG TATTTGAAGCGGATTCACCCAAGGGCCCAGCTCATCCTTGAGAGGTTTGGTTTGCTTTTATGCGTTGCTATTATCTGGGCTTTTGCTGGCATCCTGACTGTGGCTGGTGCTTACAAAAATGCCATGGAGCAGACAAAACGGAGTTGCCGCGTGGATCATTCTTACCTTATATCATCTTCTCCATG GATCAGAATTCCATATCCATTTCAGTGGGGTCCTCCTGTATTTAGAGCAAGCCATGTCTTCGGGATGATGGGAGCTGCACTTGTTACATCAGCAGAG TCAACTGGAACATTTTTTGCTGCTGCACGGCTTGCGGGTGCTACACCCCCTCCACCACATGTGCTCAGTCGAAGCATTGGTCTGCAG GGAATTAGCTTGCTGCTTGATGGGTTATTTGGGGCTACTGTTGGTACCACTGCATCTGT TGAAAATGTGGGCCTCCTTGGACTCACACACATAGGGAGCAGAAGGGTGGTGCAGATATCAACTGCTTTCATGTTCTTCTTCTCCATATTTg GGAAGTTTGGTGCCTTGTTTGCATCTATTCCTTTACCAATATTTGCTGCCATATACTGTGTTCTATTTGGCATTGTTG CTGCTACTGGGATCtcatttcttcaatttgcaaacAGTAATTCCATGAGAAACCTCTACGTCTTGGGGTTGTCCCTGTTCCTTGGGGTAtcaatatctcaatattttgtCTCACACACAACCACAGATGGTCATGGACCAGTTAAAACAGATGGAGGATGG TTCAATGACATCCTAAATACAATCTTCTCATCACCTCCAACTGTTGCCATTATCGTTGGGACGCTACTTGATAACACACTTGATCCAAGACGCTTCCATGATGACAGAGGAATTCAATGGTTGGTTCCATTCCATCACTGGAAGGGCGATTCAAGGAATGAGGAGTTTTACAACCTCCCTCTCAGGATAAATGAGTACATGCCCACCAGATATCTTTGA
- the LOC117906792 gene encoding probable disease resistance protein At4g33300: MAVTDLFAGEIAAELLKMLISISRESFMCKSSAEQMVTYIQQVLPIIQEIQYSGVELSELRQFQIDRFVHTLREGQELAKKVQACGRWNVYRKVQLARKMEKLEKNILRFLNGPLQAHILADVHHMRFESAERFDRLEFSARRLEEQLGGMKIGVGGGGWLAEAVKRGGEEEESCEGLTSMGVGMALGKKKVKEMLIDRDDLRVVGIHGIGGSGKTTVAKEICRDGEVRSYFDDRILFLTVSQSPNVEQLRSHISEYSEGKDMTNSHGPIRRWKSQFERRIRVRTLVVLDDIWSLSVLEQLISRIPGCKTLVVSRFKFPTVLNLTYELELLREDEAISLFCHVAFGQKSIPLSANENLVKQVVRECKGLPLALKVIGASLRDRPQMFWASAASRLSQAEPICESHETKLLERMAVGIADLPKMVRECFLDLGAFPEDKKIPLDVLINIWVEIHDLFQDDAFAVLYELAEKNLLSLVNDARAGDIYSSYFEISASQHDVLRDLALYMSKRESINDRRRLLMPRRETRLPKEWERNMDQPFNAQIVSIHTGEMGETDWFQMDLPKAEVLILNFSSSEYFLPPFINRMPKLRALILINYSTSTAILNNVEVFSKLTNLRSLWFEKISIPEFPKATIPMKSLKKIFLVLCKIANSLDQSVVDLPQMFPCLAELTMDHCDDLCELPSSISRMHSLECMSITNCHSLQELPADLGKLNSLQILRIYDCPSLKTLPPGLCELKCLKYLDISQCVGLECLPEGIGGLLRLEKIDMRKCSRIRNLPKSAASLQLLRHVICDEEISWLWKDVETAVPGVHVEFARECFDLDWLVE, from the exons ATGGCAGTAACCGATTTATTCGCCGGTGAAATCGCCGCGGAGCTCCTGAAAATGCTAATATCTATATCAAGAGAATCGTTTATGTGTAAATCCAGCGCAGAACAAATGGTAACGTATATACAACAAGTCCTCCCCATAATCCAAGAAATACAGTACTCGGGCGTGGAATTGTCGGAGTTGCGACAGTTTCAGATCGATCGCTTCGTGCATACTCTCCGCGAGGGCCAAGAGCTCGCCAAAAAAGTCCAGGCCTGCGGCAGATGGAACGTGTACAGGAAGGTGCAGTTGGCGAGAAAGATGGAGAAGCTAGAGAAGAACATCCTCAGGTTCTTGAATGGCCCCCTGCAGGCCCATATTCTGGCCGACGTCCACCACATGCGGTTCGAGTCAGCAGAGAGGTTCGACCGGCTGGAATTTTCGGCTCGGCGGCTCGAGGAGCAGCTTGGAGGCATGAAGATCGGGGTTGGTGGCGGAGGGTGGTTGGCGGAGGCAGTGAAGCGAgggggggaggaggaggagagtTGCGAAGGTTTGACAAGTATGGGGGTTGGGATGGCTttagggaagaagaaggtgaaGGAAATGCTTATTGATAGAGACGATCTGCGGGTTGTTGGGATTCATGGGATTGGTGGCAGTGGCAAAACTACTGTTGCCAAGGAGATTTGCAGAGATGGAGAAGTCCGAA GCTACTTTGATGACAGGATTCTGTTCCTGACTGTGTCGCAGTCCCCAAACGTGGAGCAGTTGAGGTCTCATATTTCGGAATATAGTGAAGGGAAGGACATGACTAATTCCCATGGTCCCATTCGACGATGGAAGTCACAATTTGAGAGGAGGATTAGAGTACGTACACTTGTGGTTCTGGATGATATCTGGTCACTCTCAGTGCTCGAGCAGCTGATTTCCAGAATACCTGGATGCAAAACCCTTGTTGTTTCACGGTTCAAATTCCCAACCGTCCTCAACCTCACCTATGAGCTGGAATTGCTGAGAGAAGATGAAGCTATCTCCTTGTTCTGTCATGTTGCTTTTGGGCAGAAGTCCATACCTCTTTCTGCTAACGAGAATTTGGTCAAACAG GTTGTGCGCGAGTGTAAAGGGCTTCCTTTGGCTCTTAAAGTGATTGGAGCTTCACTTAGAGACCGGCCCCAAATGTTTTGGGCAAGTGCAGCAAGCAGGCTATCACAAGCAGAACCCATTTGTGAGTCCCACGAAACGAAATTGCTTGAACGAATGGCAGTTGGTATTGCTGACCTGCCAAAAATGGTTAGAGAATGTTTCTTGGACTTGGGAGCCTTTCCGGAGGATAAGAAGATTCCTCTTGATGTTCTAATCAACATCTGGGTTGAGATCCATGATCTTTTTCAGGATGATGCTTTTGCAGTTCTTTATGAGCTTGCAGAAAAGAATCTCCTTTCCTTGGTGAATGATGCAAG AGCTGGGGACATATATAGCAGCTATTTTGAGATCTCTGCTTCTCAGCATGATGTTTTAAGAGATCTTGCCCTTTACATGAGCAAGCGTGAGAGCATAAATGATCGAAGGCGTTTGCTTATGCCAAGGAGGGAAACAAGACTTCCAAAAGAATGGGAGAGGAATATGGACCAGCCATTTAATGCCCAAATTGTTTCAATTCATACAG GTGAAATGGGAGAAACAGACTGGTTCCAGATGGACTTGCCCAAGGCCGAGGTTCTTATCCTCAACTTCTCCTCAAGTGAATACTTCTTACCTCCCTTCATTAATCGGATGCCAAAGCTTCGAGCTTTAATATTAATCAATTACAGTACCTCAACGGCGATTCTGAATAATGTAGaagtattttccaaattaaCTAACTTGAGGAGCCTCTGGTTTGAGAAGATTTCTATCCCAGAGTTTCCCAAAGCTACTATCCCCATGAAAagcttgaagaaaatatttctagTTCTCTGCAAAATTGCCAACAGCCTTGATCAGTCTGTTGTAGACCTGCCCCAGATGTTCCCTTGCCTCGCAGAGCTCACAATGGATCATTGCGATGATTTATGTGAGCTTCCTTCAAGCATTTCAAGGATGCACTCGCTTGAATGCATGAGTATCACCAACTGCCACAGCCTCCAAGAACTGCCAGCCGACCTGGGAAAACTGAATTCCCTACAAATTCTTAGGATTTATGATTGCCCAAGTCTGAAGACGCTTCCTCCTGGCCTATGTGAATTGAAGTGTTTGAAGTATCTTGACATTTCCCAGTGTGTTGGTCTGGAATGCCTTCCTGAAGGAATCGGTGGATTGTTAAGGTTGGAAAAGATTGACATGAGGAAGTGCTCACGGATAAGAAATCTACCAAAATCTGCTGCCTCATTGCAATTGCTGCGTCATGTGATTTGTGATGAAGAGATTTCTTGGTTGTGGAAAGATGTGGAGACGGCTGTACCAGGTGTTCATGTGGAGTTTGCAAGGGAATGCTTTGATCTGGACTGGCTGGTGGAGTGA